The stretch of DNA GGGTAGAGAGTAATTAAACCTAACTCTCCAGCAGCACCAAGATGACCAGTAAACAATTTACCATCTAGGATAATTGCACCACCTACTCCTGTCCCTAAAGTTAATAAAATTAAATTTTTAAATCTTTTCCCTGCGCCCAACCAAGCCTCGCCTAAACCAGCACAATTAGCGTCATTAGCTAAAACTGTTGGGAGTGCTGTTTTGCTTTCCAACCAATCAGCGAGAGGAACATCTTGCCAACCAGCTAAATTAATAGCTACTTGAGCAATCCTACCATTAGCATCTGTGGGACCTGGTGTACCTAAACCAATTGCCTGGCAATGATTTGTTTGATTTAACTTGATTACTGCTAGAGCGATCGCATCTATCACTGCTATCGGTGTTGAGGGTTGAGGAGTAGGGATGGAGGTAGATTCTGTACAAGTCCCATCTTGCAGAAAACAGCCTAATTTAATTGCTGTTCCTCCCAAATCAATGCCAATGACCGACAACTCACTCATAATTTTGGTTTAAAAAACAATTTTTTGATATTCTTCTTCGGTATACAAATCTTGATTACTATTGAGACGGTCTAAAAATACCAACCCATCAAGATGATCTAATTCGTGCTGAAAAATACGAGCGACAAAATCAGTCAATATTTGGCGTTGTTTTTGACCTTCTCTGTTATAGTACTCTACTT from Stanieria cyanosphaera PCC 7437 encodes:
- a CDS encoding ROK family protein; this encodes MSELSVIGIDLGGTAIKLGCFLQDGTCTESTSIPTPQPSTPIAVIDAIALAVIKLNQTNHCQAIGLGTPGPTDANGRIAQVAINLAGWQDVPLADWLESKTALPTVLANDANCAGLGEAWLGAGKRFKNLILLTLGTGVGGAIILDGKLFTGHLGAAGELGLITLYPDGYPCNSGNQGSLEQYTSIAAIRRATGKQPVELGKLAQAGDREALEFWQSYGKLLGIGLASLIYVLTPEAIIIGGGISASAEFFLPATLAEIEKRVLPSSRVDLELLVAQLGNKAGMVGAAKLAWQMLAAKSG